The sequence GACATGGTGGTGGTTTCCACCGGTCTCTCCCCTGAAGTAAAACTGGCGAGGGAAGGTGGATTGGTCCTCGGCCCCACGGGTGGAATCGCGGTGGACGAATACCAACGTACCTCCGATCCCCACATCCTCGCCTGTGGGGACTGCGCGGAGAAGAGGTCTTTTTTTACCGGTAAACCCGTTAAACTCATGCTCGCCTCCATCGGGGCCTTGGAGGGGAGAATTGCCGGCTCCAACCCCTTCCATAACCGAAGGAAAAATCCTGGGGTGATAGGAACTTTCCTGACCACGGTGGGTGAAACCGTCTTTGCCTCCACGGGTTTGACGGAAGAAATGGCAAAAAGGGAGGGCTTCCGTGTCCTGGTGGGAAGGGCCTCTTCCTCCACCAGACATCCCAAACATCTTCCCGGGGCCTCCACCCTGAAGGTCAAGCTAGTGTGCGAAGAAGGAACAGGTCTGCTCCTCGGAGGACAGGTGGTGGGGGGGAGGGAAACGGCGGAACTCATCAACCTCCTCGGCGCCTACCTTCTCCAAAGGGCCAAGGTGGAAGATCTCTCCCTCCTCCAGCACGGCACCCATCCCCTCCTCACCCCCTCTCCCGTAGCCCATTCCCTCCACCAGGCCGCGGAAGAGGTGATGGATAGAATGCATTTTTAGAAGGGGAGGAAGAGTTCTACTCGATGGAACCCATCTTGGAAGTTAGGGGACTCAGGGCGGTAGTGGATGGAAGGGCGGTACTCAGGGGAGTGGATTTAACCATACCGAAGGGGGAAATCCATGCCCTGCTCGGACCCAACGCTTCGGGTAAGTCCTCCTTGGCCCAAATCCTGCTTGGCATGCCCACTTTCCAGGTGGTTTCTGGAACGATAAGGTTCAAGGGAAGGGAAGTGACCCATGAGCCCATGGAAGAAAGGGTGAAGATGGGGATGGCCCTGATGTTCCAGAATCCACCCGTGGTGAGGGGGGTGAAACTCGGAGACATCCTTAGGATCCTGAGCAAAAAAACGGGAAACACCCACATAGCTAGGCTCGCCTCCCAGCTGCAGGTTGGGGAGGAACTCCTCCATCGAGACCTCAACTACGGCTTCTCCGGTGGGGAAAGGAAAAAGGCTGAGGCCCTCCAGGTGCTGGCCATGAACCCGGATTTCCTCATCCTCGACGAACCGGATTCGGGGGTGGATGTGGAGAACCTGGAGCTCATGGGAAGGGAACTCTCCAAGGCCCTGGAGGGAAAGTCCGCCCTCGTGATCACCCATACCAGCTATATCTTGAAGTACCTCAAACCAACGCAGGCCCACGTGATGATAGAGGGAAGGATTGCCTGCCACGGAGATCCAGAAAAAATCCTGGAAACCATCCAAAGCAAGGGATACGAGTGGTGTAAGAGATGTCCGTCCGCGATGAGGAGCTGAGGGAAGCCCTCAGGAAACCTTCCCCTTACGGACCCGATTTGGATCTCTCCTCTTATCTCGTGGAAGCTGGAGAACCGGAAAAACCGGGGGAAGAGGTTTCTTCCGTGGGGGTAGACCCCAGGGGGGAAGGGAGGGCGGGAAGTTTCATACAGGTGGATCACTCCACCCTCTACGCCCAGATCCACAGGATGTACGAGGATAGCTTGGAGATTCTGAGCTTCGAGGAAGCCCTGAGGAGGCACGACTGGCTCCAAGAGTACGTGTGGAAGGCCGTGAGCCCCACGGCGGACAAGTACACCGCCTTCACCGCCTTGAAGGGAAAGGGGGGATACTTCATACGGGTGCTGGAGGGAAAAGAGGTGGTGCTACCCCTTCAGGCCTGTCTTTACCTCCGCACCAAGAACCTGCTACAGGCCGTCCACAACATCATCCTCATGGAAAGGGACTCCTCCGCCCAGCTCCTCACGGGCTGCCTCACCCATCCTCAGGTCGAGAGGGGCTTTCACATAGGAGTCTCCGAGTTCTACTTGAAAAGGGGATCCAAGCTCACCTTTACCATGGTCCACAACTGGGGACCAAAAGTAGATGTGAGACCAAGGACGGGGGTGATAATGGAGGATGAGAGTACCTTCGTGAGCAACTACATTTGCCTCACTCCCGTAGCCTCCCTTCAGGCCTTCCCCAGGGTGAGGATGATGGGAAAAAAAGCCTCCGCCTCCCTCAACTCCATCGTTTACGGAAGGGGAACTTCCCTGTACGACTTGGGTGGATGGATAGAGATGATAGGGTCTTCCAACAAAGGAGAAATTCTGGGAAGAACGGTCACGGCAGAGGAGGCCAAGGTGGTGATGAGGGCCAGGCTCACCAGCTTGGGAGGAGACAATGTGGGGCATGTAGAGTGCAACGGACTCATGCTTTCACCCCAGTCGGAGATCTCCGCCACTCCGGAGCTCGTCTCCAAGAGTTCCACTTCCACCCTCACCCACGAAGCCGCGGTGGGAAAGCTCAACGAAGAACAGGTGCTCTACCTCATGTCGAGGGGGCTGGAAAGGAAGGAAGCGGAGGATCTCCTCATCAGGGGCTTTCTGGACGTGAGGATCCTTAAGCTTCCCGAGTTCCTCCAGCAACAGGTGGAACGCATCGTCCAGCTGGCCATGGGAAGGGGGCTGTAGCCCATGAAGGTAAGGGTCAGGTTCGAGGGAAGGGAGAGGGAGATGGAGGTAAAAGAAGGAACAACCGTGGAGGAGCTTCTGGAGAGGTTGGGATACGACAGGGAGAGCGTGCTGGTCAGGAAAGGGAAAAAGCTGGTCGTGGAGGAGGAGGAGCTTTCCGAAGGGGATGAGCTGGAAATCATCAGGGTGGTCACGGGGGGCTGAGGACGCCACGCTGCACCCTCTGCGGACGCTCTGCCGTTTATCACAGGAGGTACGCGGGGGTTTTCCTCTGTGACAGGTGCTTCGTGAGGAGCGTGGAGGGGAGGTTCAGGAGGGCGGTTTACGAGGGGAGGATGGCCCTTCCCGGGGAAAGAATAGGAGTGGCCGTTTCAGGAGGAAAAGACAGTGTCTCCCTCCTCTATCTCATGACCGAGCTGGGGAGGATGAAGAAGTTCAGGGTGGTGGCACTCTCGGTGGATGAGGGGATAGGAGGATACAGGGAAGAATCCCTTCTCTGCGCGAGGGAGGCTTCCTCTTCCCTGGGGGTGGAGCACAGGATCCTGAGCTTCAGGGAGAGCTTCGGGGCCACGCTGGACGAAATGGTGGAACTGGCTGAGGAAAGGAAAACTGGACTCGACCCCTGCACTTACTGCGGGGTGATGAGGAGATACCTGCTGAACAAGATGGCCAGGGAAGCCGGGGTGACGAGGGTGGCCACGGGACACAACCTCGACGATGAAGTGCAGACCATCCTCCTCAACTACCTCAGGGGTGACCTCTCCAGGCTCCTCAGGTTGGGGCCAGCCTATTCCTCTAGGGAGGGTTTTGTTCCAAGGGTTAAGCCGCTGAGGGAGATTCCGGAAAGGGAGGTGGCCGCGTATGCCCTCCTTCGTGGACTCAAAGTCCATCTGGGACAATGCCCCTACGCGAGGGGAATCCACGCGGAGGTGAGGGATTTCCTGAACAGGCTCGAGAGCAGGCACCCGAACTGCAAGTTCGGGATTCTCAGGACCTTCGAGAAGTTGAAGGCAAGCATGATCGGGGATAAACCGGAAGTGGAACTGGGGGAATGCGAGGTGTGTGGGGAACCCACGCCAGCGAAGGTATGTAGGACCTGCGAGTTGCTGAGGGGACTGGGACTGAGATGATGAGACTGAATGAGTTAAAAATGGGATGGGAGAGGAGGAAGGATGTTTGCCCAGGAAAGATGGAGCTGGGAAAACTGTAAGGAAGAGCTGAGGAGATTGAAGGGGAGAATGGGCTTCGGGGAAGAGATAAGGTTCCTAGGACTTCGCCTCTCCCTTGAGGACGGAACCATCTACGACGAGCTCAGGGGCCGTCCCTATCCCAGGGGACAGTTGAGGTGGGAGAGGATCTACTGCTTTCTAACCTACTACAGCAAGGCCGAACCCGTACCTGAAACCTCCAAACTCATCACCTCCAAGCAGCTGAAGGGGGGAGAGTATTGTCCGGACATGACCATCGAACGCTGCAAATCCCTCCTCTTGGAGAGGTTCGGCTCAAGGGGGGAAGAACTGGTGAAGGCGGCAAAAATCTTGGGTGGATCGGAAGTAAAGGTGGGATACGGGGATTATGCGGTGAGGATCAGATCCCTTCCCCTCGTTCCCGTCACCATCGTGCTCACGCTGGGAGATGAAGAGTTTCCCGCCTCGGTGGAGATCCTCTTCGACGAATCCGTCTCCAGCTATCTGGGGGCGGAGCAGGTCGGGATGCTCGCGGGAATTACCGTCGAGAGGTTGAGAGATGCGGGCGAACTCTTGAATCTTTAGGGTCTCCTCAGCCTCCTGCAGGTCTCCCAGGATTTCCTGGCGAAAGGGGGCAGTTCCCCATGTTCCTCCACCCACCTTCGGAGGAAGCTGACGGTCAGGGGATCATGGCTATAGCCTGAGCCCACTTCCCCGTACTTCTTCTTGAGCTCGGCCAGCCTCGCATCCCTCCTCACCTTCGCCAGGATGGAAGCCGCCCCCACCACCGTGTACTTCCTGTCCGCGGAGTTCTCTACCTTCAGTTCCACTTCTATCCTCAGATACCTTTCAAGTCTTTTCCGGAAGAGCTCGGGATTGGGATCGGGTGAGTCCACATATGCCACCTCTGGCTTCAACTCGTTCAGGATGCGGGCGAACTCCCTGGCCTCCAGTTCGTTGAGGTTCATCCCCTTTTGTAGGGAAGCATCTATCTCGGCTGGCTGGAGTTCCACCAACCTCACCTTCTTACACAGGGAGAGGATGAGGGGGGCCAGCCTTTCCCTTCTGGCTGGGGAGAGGAGTTTGGAGTCCCTCACACCCATCCCTTTCATCTCCTCCAGAACCCCTTCCTCCACCACCAAGCCGCAGAGGACCATCGGACCCAGCACGGGACCCCTTCCAGCCTCGTCCAATCCGGCCACTTCCACGGGAAAAGGAGGGAGGGAGAAGGCTAAATCCTTCCCTTCCGAACCTCGAGGATGAAGAATTTCCTCCTCACGGGAAGACCCGGGAGTGGGAAGAGTACGGTGATAAGCAAAACGGTTTCCCTCCTGAGGGAAAAGGGGGTGAAGGTGGGAGGAATCTATTGTCCGGAAGTGAGGGAGGGTGGAAAGAGGGTGGGTTTTGAAATAAGGGATTTGATGACCGGAGAAAGGGGTATCCTCGCCCACGTGGACCTACAAACCGAACCTCACGTGGGAAAGTATGGAGTGAACCTCGAGACCTTGGAGAGGATGGGAAGGGAAGGGATAAGGAGGGCCCTGGAAGGGGCGGAGGTGGTGGTGGTGGACGAAATAGGTCCCATGGAAGTACTAAGCAAGGGGTTCAGGGAAGCCGTGCTCCAAGCCCTTTCCTCCCCCCTTCCCGTCTTGGCCGCGGTACACTTCAAAACCCAGGGGGGCTTCATAGGGGAGGTGAAGAAGAGAAAGGACGTGAAGCTCCTGGAGGTTTCCCCCTCCAATCTTTCTTCCCTCCCTTCTCTCCTAGCCGGGGAAATCCTCGGGCTGGTAAGGGCTAAAGGCTGAAGCTCCCATCCCCATCGATGCTCTACCTCCTGAGGTACGGTGAACTGGCCCTTAAGTCCGAACCAGTGAGGAAGAGATGGGAGGAAAGTCTGATCAGACAACTCAAGGCCCTTCCCGGGGTGGAGGAGGTGAGGAGGGAGAGGGGAAGGATATGGGTGGAAGGAGAAGTCCCCGAGGAAAAACTGAAGAAGGTCTTCGGGATAGTTTCCTTTTCTCCATGCGAGAAATGCGGGCTGGGAGAATTGGAAGAAAGGGTGGTGGAGTTTTGTAGGAGGGAAGGTTTTGGAGAGGGGGGAACCTTTGCGGTGAGGGTGAAGAGAACGGGGGACCATCCCTTCACCTCCCCCCAGAAGGCTGCCGAACTGGGCTCCCTCCTCCAGCGAACCTTTGGGCTCAAGGTGGATCTGGAACATCCGACGAGGGAGCTCTTCGTGGAGATAAGGGGGGAGGAATGCTTCCTCTTCACAAAGGTGATAAGGGGCGCGGGGGGAATCCCGCTGGGGGTGGAGGGGAAAGTGGTTTCCCTCTTCTCGGGAGGAATAGACTCGCCCGTAGCCTCCTGGATGGTGATGAAGAGGGGATGTGAGGTCCTTCCCCTTTACTTCGATTCCCATCCCTTCATCCCCCGCGGAGCGAGGGAGAAGGCTGAAAGGGTGGTGAGGATTCTCTCCGAATACCAGCCCGGATTGGAGTTGGAGGTGAGGGAACATGGGGAGTTCCTCCAGAGGGCGAGGGAATTCCTCTGGAGGAGGGGGGAGGAGGGGTACCTCTGTCTCCTGTGCAAGAGGAGGATGTACAGGGTGGGGGAGGAAGTGGCCAGGGAAAGGGGTGCCTTGGCACTGGTGACGGGGGAAAGCCTGGGACAGGTGGCCTCCCAAACACTGGGGAACCTCAGGGTGCTCGAGGAGGCCTGTTCCCTGCCCGTTCTGAGGCCGCTCATAGGTTTTGACAAGGTGGAGATCGAGGAACTGGCGAGGAAAATAGGGACCTGGGAAGAATCCTCCAGGGAGGTGGGAAAGTGTGGTGCGGTGCCCCGCCATCCCGTAACCATGGCCAGCCTTGAAAAGGTAAAGAGACTCGAGGAAGAACTGGAAAAGGAATGAGCCATCTCCCCTTCCTCGCCTCCCTCTCGATAGTCCTCCTGACCGAATTGGGGGACAAGACCCAACTGGCCGTCATCGCCCTTTCCACCCGCTACGGACGCCTGGCGGTCTTTTCCGGTTCCCTTCTCGCCGTCTGCCTGGTGGATGGGCTGGGTATCCTGGCGGGTACGGCCTCGGGTACCATCCTACCGGGGAAGATCCCCTCCCTCCTAGCCTCCTTTCTCTTCTTGACCTTTGGCTTCTGGATCCTCCTCCGAAAGGAGGAGGGGGAAAGGCTCAAGGCGGGAGGATCGGCCTTCCTTTCCTCCTTCCTCCTGATCTCCCTCATGGAAGTGGGGGACAAAACCCAGATCTCCACCTTCGCCCTTTCGGTGGAATATCGAGAACCCCTCTGGATCCTCCTCGGGACCATGATAGCTTATTCCCTCTTGATGGGGGTGGGTGTAACGATTGGAAGTTATTTGGGAAGGCGTTTGCCCGAAAGAATCCTGAGGAAGGCTTCGGCAGCCCTCTTCCTGCTCTTGGGTTTCTTGCTCCTCCTCAGAACCCTGGGGTAACAAGGTTAAAGGGGGGAAAGAGGAAAAAAGGAGATGCCTCGGGCCCTTCTGATCGTGGACATGCTGAACGATTTCGTCACGGGGAAGTTCGGTTTTCAGGGGGCCAAAAGAATCGTTCCCAGGCTGAAGGAATTCCTGGAAGAATGGAGGAAAGGGGGGGAGCCCGTGATTTATGTCTGTGATTCCCACCCGCCCGAGGATGGTGAATTCGCCCTCTGGGGTCCGCATGCGGTAAAGGGCACGGAAGGTGCAAGGGTGATCCCGGAGCTGGAACCCAAGCCTGGGGAGAAAATGGTGGAGAAGAGGAGATACAGCGGTTTCTTCGAAACGGAACTGGAAAAGGTATTGAAGGAGAAGGGGGTGGAGGAGGTAGTGCTCACGGGAGTCCTCACGGACTTCTGCATCCTCCACACCGCCGCCGACGCCTTCTTCAGGGGTTACAGGGTTACCGTGTTGAGGGATTGCGTGGCTTCCACCAGCCAAAAGGCCCACCATTGGGCCCTGAAGTACATGAGAAAAGCCTACGGGGCTAGGATAACGAGTTCCAAGAAGCTCCTGGGGGGAAAGGGGTGAGACTCTTCCACATCGCCTCGGACGAGGAGATAAGGGCCGGAGAAACCACCGATGTCTACTTCAGGAGAACCATGCAGGTCCTGAGGGAGAAGGGACTGGAGCGGAAGAGGGTGGTGGCCGAAGTGACCACCCCTTCCCTTCCCAAGGGATGGGAATGGGGCATCCTCTGCGGGGTGGAAGAGGTGGCGAGGCTCTTCGAGGGAAGGGGGGTCAACCTCTTTTCCCTCCCCGAGGGAACCGTCTTCCATCCGGAAGACGTGAACGGGGTGAGGATACCCGTGATGGTGATCGAGGGACCCTACGGAGAATTCTGTGAGCTGGAAACCCCCCTCTTGGGACTCCTCTGCCAGGCTTCGGGAATAGCCACGATGGCTGGAAGGCTGAGGAAGCTCGTGGGGAATAAGCTCTTGATAGGGTTTGGGATAAGGAGGATCCATCCGGCCTTAGCTCCGATGGTGGATAGGGCTTCCTACATAGGGGGAATGGATGGGGTTTCGAGTTTGGCTGGAGCGAGGGCCATAGGAAAGGAACCCATGGGTACCATGCCCCATGCCCTCATCATCGTGATGGGGGATCAGGTGAGGGCCTGGAAGGCCTTCGATGAGGTCATCCCTCCCGAGGTCCCCAGGATAGCCCTGGTGGATACCTATTTCGACGAGAAGACCGAGGCCATCATGGCAGCGGAAGCCTTGGGGGAGAAGCTTTGGGGGGTGAGGCTCGACACCCCTTCCTCGAGGAGGGGCAACATGGCCTCCATCATCAAGGAAGTGAGGTGGGAGCTCGACGTGAGGGGATACTCCCACGTGAAAATCATCGTCTCGGGAGGCATCAACGAAGAGAACATAAGAGAACTCTCGAAGGCGGGGGCGGATGGCTTCGGGGTGGGGACCTCCCTGAGCAACGCCCCCACGATAGACTTTGCCCTCGACATCGTGGAGATGGAGGGAAAACCCGTGGCGAAGAGGGGAAAGCTGGGGGGAAGGAAGGAAGTGTGGAGGTGTGAGAAATGTTTGAGGGAAAAGGTCCTACCCTTTGGGAGGGGACCTCCCACCTGCCCTTCCTGTGGTTCCCCCTGCTCACCCCTCCTCCAACCCCTGATCTCTGAGGGGAAGATAACCCCCCTTCCCTCGGTGGAGGAGATAAGGAAAAGGGTGCTCGAACAGCTGGAGAAGCTGCCCCCCCTTTGAAGAAAAAACCAAATAGTTCCCCGGAGAGGTGAGGGGATGGAACTGGACGCACAGGAAGCCAAGCTCCTTCTCTTCTTGAAGGAGAAGGGGGAAGCCTGGCTGGAGGAAGTGGAAAGGGGAACGGGTCTCGACCCCTCCAGCCTGCTCAGGGCCCTCTCAACCCTTAACCGGAGGGGTTACCTCTCCGTCAAGGAAGAGAGATCCTTCCTCCTTTCGGCCACGGAGGAGGGAAGGAAGTACGGCAGGGAAGGGCTACCGGAGAGGAGGCTGCTCAGAAGCTTGGCGGAGGGGGAAAGGGGGGTGGAGGAACTTGGTGGCAAGGAAGAGATCACCATAGCGTTGGGATGGCTGAGGAAAAAGGGACTGGCCGAAGTAACGGGTGGAAAGGTCAGGCTCACCCAGAAGGGTCGGGAGGCCCTTTCCGGGGAATGGCCGGAGGAAGAACTCCTCCGAAGGCTTTCCGAAGGGATGCTCACCCTTTCCGAACTTCCCCCCCATGTCGAAACCCTGAAGAGAAGGGGGCTGGTGGAGGTAAGGGAAAAGGTCAGGAGACTCCTCTCCCTCACGGAGGAGGGGGGGAAGATAGCTACCCAAGTGAGGGTGCAGGAGGAGGTCACGGAACTCACCCACGAGATGTTGGTAACGGGGAAATGGAAGGAGGTGAAGTTCAAGAAATACGATCCCTCCGAAACCGTTCCCTCCCTCTATCCCGGAAAAATCCATCCCCAACAGAGGATCATCCAGGAGGTGAGGGAAATCCTGCTCGCCATGGGTTTCGTGGAGATAAAGGCAAGAGTCGTGGAATCGGAATTCTGGAACTTCGATGCCCTCTTCCAGGCACAGGACCATCCAGCCAGGGAGATCCACAGCAACTTTACCCTCTCCCGTCCCTCCATCACCAAGCTCCCACCCAGGGAACTCCTGAGGAAGGTGGCAAGGGCCCACGAAAGGGGGGTGGAAGGGTCCACCGGATGGGGCTACAGGTTCAATCCGGAGATAAGCAGGAGGGCCGTCCTCTGCTCCCAGACCACCGCCGCCACCGTGAGGTATCTCTCCACCCATCCCCATCCCCCGCTCAAGGTCTTCTGCATAGATAGGGTGTACAGGCACGAGAGGATAGACTACAAGCATCTGGCGGAGTTCTACCAGTGCGAAGGGATCGTGATGGACGAGGGGCTTACCTTCAGGGACATGCTCGGATACCTAAAGCTCATCCTCAACCAGCTGGGCTTCGAAGAAGTGAGGTTTCGCCCCGGTTACTTCCCCTTCACCGAACCCTCCGTGGAGGCTGAGGTCTACCACTCCAAGAGGGGGGAGTGGGTGGAGGTACTGGGGGCGGGGATGTTCAGACCCGAACTCCTGAGACCCCTCGGTGTGAAGCATCCCGTGCTCGCGTGGGGAATAGGACTCTCCAGGCTCGTGATGATGAAGCTGGGACTGGAAGACATAAGGGACCTCTTCTGTAACGACTTGGAAACCCTCTGGAAGTGGGGAATGGGGGGAAAGTAGATGCCCACCCTTTCCGTGAACTTGGAGGATTTCTATTCCCTGCTGGGGGAGAGAAGGGAGGGAAAGGAGCTTTGTGAGAACCTGGCCCTCATGGGGGTGGAGGCGGAACTGTCGGGGGAAGAACTCAGGATGGAAATCCTACACAACCGACCCGACCTCCTGAGTCCGGAAGGGGTGGCAAGGGCTCTGAAGGGTTTTCTGGGAAGGGAGAGGGGGCTGCCCTCCTATCACCTCTCCCGTTCCGGGATCGTCGTGAAGGTGGACAGGAGTGTGGGGAAGGTTAGACCCTTCATAGCCGCAGGGGTGGTGAGGGGAGTGAAACTCACCGAAAGGGTGCTGGTCTCCCTCATGCAGACCCAGGAGAAGCTCCATGAGTTCCTCGGAAGGAGGAGGAAGGGCTCCATAGGTGTATATGACCTGGACAAGGTAGAACCTCCCTTCACCTATACCACCGTTGGTCCGGAAGAGCTTTCCTTCGTTCCCCTCGATTTCAGGGAAAGCCTCACTCCCTCCCAGATCCTTAACCTCCACCCGAAGGGAAGGGAATATGGGTGGATCCTGGAGGGAAAGGAGAGGTATCCCATCCTCCTCGATTGCAGGGGAAGGGTCCTTTCTCTACCCCCGATCATCAACAGCGAGGAAACGAGGGTTACGGAAGCCACCACCAACCTCTTCATAGACGTCACGGGGGAGAAGGAAGAACTGGTACAACTCGGTCTGGTGCTCATGATGACCTCTCTGGCGGAGAGGGGCTTCGACCTCCAAACCGTCAGGATCCAGTATCCGAACAGGAAGTTGGAGACCCCTTCCCTGAAGCCGCGTAGGTTCGAACTGGAAGAGGATCGGGTAAGGGAAGTGCTGGGGCTGGACCTGAAGGCCGGAAGGATAGCGGGGATCCTCAGGAGGATGAGATACGGAGTGGAAGTGAAGGGAAAGCGCTTGGTCGTGCTCGCCCCACCCTTCAGGGCCGACCTCCTCCATCCGGTGGATCTGCTGGAGGACGTGGCCATAGGATACGGATACGATAGGATACCCCCCCGCGTGAAGGGGGTGAACACCGTGGGGAAGAAGGCGGAGGTGGAGAGGCTCTCGGATCTCGTGCGCTTGGTCATGGTGGGATTGGGTTTCACGGAAGTGATGACCTATACCCTCACCAATCCCAAGATGAACTTCGAAATGATGAGGACAAAGGGAGAAGCGGTGGAGGTGGGAAACCCCATCTCCGAAGAATTCACCATCCTCAGGACTTGGCTCCTCCCCTCCCTGCTGGCGGTGTTGCGCTCCAACAAAAAACATCCCCTCCCCCAGAGGATTTTCGAAGTGGGAAACGTGGTGTTGCTGGATGAGGGGGCGGAAACGGGGGCCAGGGAGGTGCGCAGGCTCGGTGCCTGTGTGATAGGGAAGGGGGCTGGATGGAACCTCATCAAGGCTGTGGCCGAGGCCCTCCTGAGGGAATTCGGCATCCTCCCCGAAATCAAGCCCCTGAACCATCCGAGCTTCCTAGAGGGGAGGGCGGCGGAGTTCTTTTGGAAGGGCAAGAGGCTTGGGATGGCGGGGGAGGTGCATCCGGAAGTGCTGCTGGCCTTCGAGCTGGAGCATCCGGTGGCTTCCCTGGAGCTCGACGTGGAAGCCTTGGCAGGAGATAAATAGGTGGAACCATAGAATGAATTTGGCCATGAAGGACTTTCCGCGGTCGAAAGGGCTGGCGGGATCCGTGAACGCCGGTGCATCGCCGCGGGTACACCGGAGCCACTGCCGGGAAAGCCGTACCATTTGGGTCCTCCCGCGAGTTCAGGGCGGGAACACCCTGCGATGAGCGGGTAGCCAACCCTGGTACGCAACACCGGCAGGCCCCGTCTTCCCACCACGAGGGTTAGCGGGTGGAGAGCGCCGGAAGGCGTACGAGGAAACCCGTGGTTAGTGTGTTGGGAAGCGGGGCACCTCTGAAAAGGCTAAGGGCGGAGAGACTTGGGAGGATCTCGTTCTCCAGGACATTATCCAGTTGCTGACGCACGGTGGAGAAGAGGGAGGAGGAAGAATAGTAAAGAATACTGACCACCCCCGCCACGGTGATGAGTACCGCTGCTAGGATGAGGAGGTATTCCAGCGCTCCCTGGGCCCTGTTCATCTTTCCTTTAGGTTTGCCAGGAGTATTAACTTACCGTGAGAAGGGTTTGCCAATTTCTTAATACTCCCCTCACCCTCTCTTCTCGATGGAGGAGGGGCAGGTGGGTCTGGAGTTCCTCATCATTTTCAGTAGCCTAATGGTGCTCCTGGCCGCCCTCACCCTTCCCCTGTACCAAGAGGCGAGGGACAAGGCACGGAAATTCTCCGTCCTCGCTGAGACAAGGGAAACTGCTGGGAAGATAGCGGCCGCCATAAACGCGGTATATGGAGCGGGACCGGGAGCGAGGACCCAGACAGAGGTTTGGTTCCCCAAAGAGGTGGTTGGAATCCAAATAGGTGGATACGGCAACCTGGATGTGGATGGACTCGTGGCTTCGGACGGGGAAATCCGGAAGAATGGGAGAGCGGATGTGAGGATTCTGCTCGATTTCGATGGAGATGGAAAGTGGGACAACAAATTGGGCTCCACCGTGGTGGTGGATACCCTTCTTCCCAGTAGATGGTGGGAAAATGGGGAAG comes from Candidatus Hadarchaeales archaeon and encodes:
- a CDS encoding ABC transporter ATP-binding protein, whose amino-acid sequence is MEPILEVRGLRAVVDGRAVLRGVDLTIPKGEIHALLGPNASGKSSLAQILLGMPTFQVVSGTIRFKGREVTHEPMEERVKMGMALMFQNPPVVRGVKLGDILRILSKKTGNTHIARLASQLQVGEELLHRDLNYGFSGGERKKAEALQVLAMNPDFLILDEPDSGVDVENLELMGRELSKALEGKSALVITHTSYILKYLKPTQAHVMIEGRIACHGDPEKILETIQSKGYEWCKRCPSAMRS
- a CDS encoding SufD family Fe-S cluster assembly protein, giving the protein MSVRDEELREALRKPSPYGPDLDLSSYLVEAGEPEKPGEEVSSVGVDPRGEGRAGSFIQVDHSTLYAQIHRMYEDSLEILSFEEALRRHDWLQEYVWKAVSPTADKYTAFTALKGKGGYFIRVLEGKEVVLPLQACLYLRTKNLLQAVHNIILMERDSSAQLLTGCLTHPQVERGFHIGVSEFYLKRGSKLTFTMVHNWGPKVDVRPRTGVIMEDESTFVSNYICLTPVASLQAFPRVRMMGKKASASLNSIVYGRGTSLYDLGGWIEMIGSSNKGEILGRTVTAEEAKVVMRARLTSLGGDNVGHVECNGLMLSPQSEISATPELVSKSSTSTLTHEAAVGKLNEEQVLYLMSRGLERKEAEDLLIRGFLDVRILKLPEFLQQQVERIVQLAMGRGL
- a CDS encoding MoaD/ThiS family protein, encoding MKVRVRFEGREREMEVKEGTTVEELLERLGYDRESVLVRKGKKLVVEEEELSEGDELEIIRVVTGG
- a CDS encoding TIGR00269 family protein, translated to MRSVEGRFRRAVYEGRMALPGERIGVAVSGGKDSVSLLYLMTELGRMKKFRVVALSVDEGIGGYREESLLCAREASSSLGVEHRILSFRESFGATLDEMVELAEERKTGLDPCTYCGVMRRYLLNKMAREAGVTRVATGHNLDDEVQTILLNYLRGDLSRLLRLGPAYSSREGFVPRVKPLREIPEREVAAYALLRGLKVHLGQCPYARGIHAEVRDFLNRLESRHPNCKFGILRTFEKLKASMIGDKPEVELGECEVCGEPTPAKVCRTCELLRGLGLR
- a CDS encoding DUF3786 domain-containing protein gives rise to the protein MFAQERWSWENCKEELRRLKGRMGFGEEIRFLGLRLSLEDGTIYDELRGRPYPRGQLRWERIYCFLTYYSKAEPVPETSKLITSKQLKGGEYCPDMTIERCKSLLLERFGSRGEELVKAAKILGGSEVKVGYGDYAVRIRSLPLVPVTIVLTLGDEEFPASVEILFDESVSSYLGAEQVGMLAGITVERLRDAGELLNL
- the rnhB gene encoding ribonuclease HII, with protein sequence MEVAGLDEAGRGPVLGPMVLCGLVVEEGVLEEMKGMGVRDSKLLSPARRERLAPLILSLCKKVRLVELQPAEIDASLQKGMNLNELEAREFARILNELKPEVAYVDSPDPNPELFRKRLERYLRIEVELKVENSADRKYTVVGAASILAKVRRDARLAELKKKYGEVGSGYSHDPLTVSFLRRWVEEHGELPPFARKSWETCRRLRRP
- a CDS encoding NTPase; its protein translation is MKNFLLTGRPGSGKSTVISKTVSLLREKGVKVGGIYCPEVREGGKRVGFEIRDLMTGERGILAHVDLQTEPHVGKYGVNLETLERMGREGIRRALEGAEVVVVDEIGPMEVLSKGFREAVLQALSSPLPVLAAVHFKTQGGFIGEVKKRKDVKLLEVSPSNLSSLPSLLAGEILGLVRAKG
- the thiI gene encoding tRNA uracil 4-sulfurtransferase ThiI; the protein is MLYLLRYGELALKSEPVRKRWEESLIRQLKALPGVEEVRRERGRIWVEGEVPEEKLKKVFGIVSFSPCEKCGLGELEERVVEFCRREGFGEGGTFAVRVKRTGDHPFTSPQKAAELGSLLQRTFGLKVDLEHPTRELFVEIRGEECFLFTKVIRGAGGIPLGVEGKVVSLFSGGIDSPVASWMVMKRGCEVLPLYFDSHPFIPRGAREKAERVVRILSEYQPGLELEVREHGEFLQRAREFLWRRGEEGYLCLLCKRRMYRVGEEVARERGALALVTGESLGQVASQTLGNLRVLEEACSLPVLRPLIGFDKVEIEELARKIGTWEESSREVGKCGAVPRHPVTMASLEKVKRLEEELEKE
- a CDS encoding TMEM165/GDT1 family protein, which produces MSHLPFLASLSIVLLTELGDKTQLAVIALSTRYGRLAVFSGSLLAVCLVDGLGILAGTASGTILPGKIPSLLASFLFLTFGFWILLRKEEGERLKAGGSAFLSSFLLISLMEVGDKTQISTFALSVEYREPLWILLGTMIAYSLLMGVGVTIGSYLGRRLPERILRKASAALFLLLGFLLLLRTLG
- a CDS encoding isochorismatase family cysteine hydrolase, translated to MPRALLIVDMLNDFVTGKFGFQGAKRIVPRLKEFLEEWRKGGEPVIYVCDSHPPEDGEFALWGPHAVKGTEGARVIPELEPKPGEKMVEKRRYSGFFETELEKVLKEKGVEEVVLTGVLTDFCILHTAADAFFRGYRVTVLRDCVASTSQKAHHWALKYMRKAYGARITSSKKLLGGKG